Within Streptomyces roseirectus, the genomic segment GGGACGACCTTCGGCTTGGCGAAGGCGGCCCAGAAGAAGCCGACGACGATGATCGAGCCGAGGAGCGCCAGCAGCATCGTCTTGTTGAAGTACAGGTTGCTGTCCGCGTCGCCGAAGAGCGGCTGGAACAGGAACGAGTGCAGGCCCGGAGCGACCGTGTCGAAGCCACACCCGTCGAACAGGTGACAGCTCGTGTCGAAAGCGAGCGTCTGCGTCGGGTCAGCACTCACCGCGGGCTCCTTCGTCGTGGCGCATAGGTACGGCAACCTCGTTGTGTCGGCGCGGCACGGGGCCGCCGTTCGGCACGGGACTGGTGTTACGGATGTGGGGGCGGCTCAGGGGCATCTCGCCTCGCGATGGGACAGGCGTCAGCTCGAATGCCCGCGCCCGCGATGCCGCAGTTGGCACCGGACGATAGCAGGATCTGTCGTGCGTCCTTATCCCGCCCCTACCTCTCACGACGAGTGCCCCGATTTTTCGGGCTCGACGTAGAGGATCTTGGCCTTCATGTGGGCACGCGTCTGAGCCGCGATCCACGCGAGCGTGGCGACGACGAGCGTGATGGCGAAGGCCCGGGGGTTGAACAGGGTGGTGTTCTTGAACACGGCCATGAAGATGAAGAGCAGCAGGATCTGCGCCGCGTAGAGCATCAGTCCCATGGACTGGAAGAGATGCGGAAGCGTTTTGGCCGTGCGCTGGAGCACGTAGAGCCCGATCCCCATGAACAGGGTGACGACGACCGTCGCGACGACCGCACCGATGGCACCCTTGCCGCCCGCGACCACACCGCTCACGACGGCGGCGATCGCGCCGGCGGCGAGTGTGGGTACGGCGGCCTGGGCCAAGATCCGGACGTCGTTGGACGGCATGGCGGCAACTCCGCGTTTCAAGGGGGCAGGGGTGTCGTCATGGACGAGCGTAGTCCCGGTTCGAGGGGGGTGAGACCTCAGACCTTCGGACCGTCGTAGCGCGGTCCTTCGGCTCTGTCCGGGGTTCTCGTGAACCGTATCACAAACTATTTGATGAGGTCTTTACCTCGAAGGTGTGCCAGCTGTCACACATGAGAGTGAACGTGCGCGTCTGAGCGAAAACCGAGGGGGCTTGTCTGGTATTGCACCCTTCGCCCCCTCTAGCTTCCCCAATGAGTTGGCAATGCTCTAGTCAGATTCTTACCTTGAAGCTCCGGCGCCCCGGAACGTTCTCACCTTCGGGGGAACCGCGTACGACCCCCCACAGCGGTCGCCCCGTTGACGCCCGCCCCCGCCCCCACGGGCGTGCGCTCCTCGGTCTCCTGGGGTGCCGCCACCGGCGAGGCCGGCGCCGTCAGGGCCTTGCGGCGGCGGTAGCGCGGCGGGAGGAACGACTGGGCCCACCTCGGGGCGCGCGGGGTGAAGCGGGGCAGCAACAGCAGGACCAGGCCGACCGCGCTGAGCGCCGCGACGCCGAGGACGATCCACATCGACGCCGAGTTGACCGAGTACGCCAGCGCCCCGAACCCGATCAGCGCCGACCAGAAGTACATGATCAGCACCGCCCGGCTGTGCGAGTGGCCGACCTCCAGGAGCCGGTGGTGCAGATGACCCCGGTCCGCCGCGAACGGCGACTGCCCGCGCCAGGTGCGCCGCACGATCGCCAGGATCAGGTCCGCCGCCGGGATCGCGATGATGGTCAGCGGCATCAGCAGCGGGATGTAGACGGGCACCATCTGGTGGACGGCGTCGCGCTCGGAGCCGACGTACAGCTTCATCGCGTCCGGGTCGACCTGCCCCGTGATCGAGATCGCCCCGGCCGCCAGGATCAGCCCGATCAGCATCGACCCCGAGTCGCCCATGAAGATCCGCGCCGGGTGCATGTTGTGCGGCAGGAACCCGAGGCACATCCCCATCAGGATCGCCGAGAACAGCGTCGCCGGGGCGGCGGCCTCGATGCCGTACGAGTACCAGATCCGGTAGGCGTACATGAAGAACGCGGCGGCGGCGATGCACACCATGCCGGCCGCGAGCCCGTCCAGCCCGTCCACGAAGTTGACGGCGTTGATGGTGATGACGACCAGCGCGACCGTCAGCAGGGTCCCCTGCCACTGCGTCAACGCGACGGTTCCCACGAACGGGATCGGCAGCCACAGGATCGTCAGCCCCTGAACGACCATGACGCCCGCGGCGATCATCTGCGCGCCCAGCTTGATCAGCGCGTCGATCTCGAACTTGTCGTCGAGCACCCCGATCAGCCAGATCAGCGCGGCCCCCGACAGCAGCGCCCGGGGCTCGTTCGACTTCTCGAAGACCTCGTTGAGGTTGGTCAGGTGGTCCGCGACCAGCAGCCCCGCGCACAGCCCGAAGAACATCGCGATCCCACCGAGCCGCGGAGTCGGTTCCCGGTGCACGTCACGCGCCCGGATCTCCGGCATCGCCCCGGCCACGATCGCGAACTTCCGCACCGGCCCGGTCAGCAGATACGTCACCGCGGCCGTGATGCAGAGCGTCAGCAGGTATTCACGCACGGGCTTCCCCACAGGTCTCGCTGGCCATCTCAGCCCCACACCCTAGCGACGGGCGCATACGTGTGGAGACATCCGGGTAGCCACGATGGTTGCACGTCCGGCTGTGCGTCTTCCTGTACGGATGCCCCGCACGGCCCGTTCAGTCGGGATACGGCGGACAATCCCGGACCAGCTCCTCGACTTCCTCACGACCTCTCCTCGCCGTCACCTCACCCCTCATCACCCCCGCGAGCAGCACGGCGACCCGTGCCATCGCGGCCTCGTCCATCCCCTGCGTGGTCACCGCGGCCGTCCCGAGCCGCAGCCCGCGCCCGCCGGTGCCGGGCAGCACACAGCAGTCGAGAACCACTCCAACAGCCGCCAGCCGGCCCCGCGCGACCCTCGCGTCGACCCCCGCCGGCGCCGTGTCGACGACGATCAGATGCGTGTCCGTCCCCCCGGTCACCACCCGCAGCCCCTCCGCCGCGAGCCCCGCCGCCAGCACCCGCGCGTTGGCGACCACCTGGTGCGCGTACACCGCGAACCCGGGCGTCGCCGCCTCCCCGAAGGCGACCGCCTTGGCCGCCACGGTGTGCATCTGCGCCCCGCCCTGCGTGAACGGGAAAACAGCCCGGTCGACCCGTTCCGCCAGCTCCTCCCCGCACAGCACCATCCCGCCCCGCGGCCCCCGCAGCACCTTGTGCGTCGTCGCGCACACCACGTCCGCGTACGGCACCGGACTAGGCGCCGCACCCCCCGCCACGAGCCCGATCGGATGCGAGGCATCAGCGATCAAGTACGCCCCCACCTCATCGGCGACCTCCCGAAAGAACCCGTAGTCGAGATGACGCGGATAAGCGATCGACCCACACACGATCGCCTTGGGCCGCCGCGCCCGCGCCAACTCCCGCACAGCGTCGTAATCGACCAACCCACTCTCCGCGTCCACCCCGTACGACACGAACTCGAACCACCGCCCCGAGAAATTCGCCGGCGACCCATGCGTCAGATGCCCCCCGTCCGGCAACCCCAACGCCAACACCGTGTCCCCCGGCCTCAACAACGCCGCATACGCCGCCAACACCGCCGACGACCCCGAATGCGGCTGCACATTCGCATGCCCCGCCCCGAACAACCCCTTGGCCCGCTCCACAGCAACCCGCTCAGCGACATCAACAATCTCGCACCCCCCGTGATGCCGAGCCCCCGGATACCCCTCCGCGTACTTGTTGGCCAGCACCGACCCCAGCGCCGCCAACACCGCGGGCGAACAAAAATTCTCAGCCGCCACCAACTGAAGCCCGGAAGCCTGCCGCCGCCCCTCCCCGGCCAGCACCTCGGCCATCTCAGGGTCCTGTCGCAACAGAACCTCAGCCACCGGCAAGGACAAGGAGGAGACGCGCATAACAGGCTCCGGGCACTCGAAGCGGGCGTATCCCCAATGTAGGCCGCACAGCGGAAACCCACACGGCGGGAAAGCCGCGAACGGCGGGGAGCGGGGGCCGGGGGGTGCGGCGCAGCCCGTCGCTTACCCACACCGAAGGCACCGCGTCGGTCAAAAACCCTGGGGAGACAGGCCCGCGACGGGCTCGCCGCACCCCCCGGCCCCCCGACCCACCCCCTACATCCGCGCAGGCACCCCGGTAAGAGCGGTCACCACAGGATCGAGCGCCTGATGTATCTCGTCCCCGATGGACCGGAAGAACGGCAACGGCGCCCCGTACGGATCATGCACCTCGTCCGCCTCGGCGGTAGGCGCGAGAAGCCACCCCCGAAGCGCAGCGGCAGCCCGCACAAGCGCCCGAGCCCGCATGACGACCCCTTCGTCGAGGGGCGGCAGCGTGGCGGGGTCGATGGCCTTGACGAGCCGCGTGAACTCCTTGAGCGTGAAGGTCCGCAGCCCGGCGGAGTGCCCCATCGAGATGACCTGCGCCCGGTGATCCCGGGTGGCGGTCAGCACGAGGTCCGCCCGGATGACGTGCTCGTCCAGCAGCTCACGCCCGGTGAACCCGGAGAAGTCCGCCCCGAAGTCGGCGAGCACGGCCTCCGCGTTCGCCTCCATCGGCGCCCCTTCGTGCCCCCACGTCCCCGCGCTCTCGACGATCAGCCCGCCCCCGAGCAGCCCGAGCCGCTGCGCGACGAAGTGCCGGGTCAGCCGCTCGGTGATGGGCGAGCGGCACACGTTCCCGGTACTGACGTGCAGGATCCGAAAGCTGTCGCGCGGAAACCCGAACGTCGTCGTGATCTCGGCGGCCGACTCCACGCCGCCTATGCCGGGCATGGGGTGACCCCCCGCCCGGCGCCGACGACGTACCCGGGGCCCGTCAATTCGCCACCTCGAGATCGGGTACGACCTTCCGCAGCTCCTCCGCCGAGATCGCGCCCTCACGCAGCAGCACGGGCACCTCACGCGTGACGTCGACGATGGAGGAGGGCACGTTCCCGGGCGTGGGCCCGCCGTCGAGGTAGACGGAGACGGAGTCGCCGAGCATGCCCTGCGCCTCGTCACAGTTCTCCGGCGCGGGGTGCCCGGTCAGGTTCGCGGAGGACACGGCCATCGGCCCGACCTCGGTGAGCAGCTCGATGGCGACGGGGTGCAGGGGCATCCGGATGGCGACGGTGCCCCGCGTGTCACCGAGGTCCCACTGGAGCGACGGCTGGTGCTTGGCGACCAGCGTCAGCGCGCCCGGCCAGAACGCGTCGACGAGTTCCCAGGCCAGCTCGGAGAAGTCGGTGACGAGCCCGTGCAGGGTGTTGGGCGAGCCGATGAGGACGGGCGTGGGCATGTTGCGGCCCCGCCCCTTCGCGTCGAGGAGATCCGACACGGCCTCCGAGGAGAACGCGTCGGCGCCGATGCCGTACACCGTGTCCGTGGGCAGCACGACCAGCTCACCCCGGCGGACGGCGGACGCGGCCTCACGCAGACCGGTCGTACGGTCGGTCGCGTCGTTGGTGTCGTAGCGCCGTGCCATCTAGCAAGCCTCCAGCTCGAATGCGTCAGAAACAGTCATCACGGCAGGAACAGTCATCACGGCATCGCCCTGCGGGCCGTGGCGAACCTGGGCCGGTTGTTCAGGTCCGGATGATCCGCCGCGTCCGCCCAGCCGCGTTCCTCGGTGAAGATCCACGGCACCTGCCCGCCCTGCGTGTCCGCGTGCTCGACGACGACGACGCCACCGGGCCGCAGCAGCCGGTGCGCGGTGCGTTCCAGGCCCCGGATCAGCGTGAGGCCGTCCTCGCCGGAGAACAGGGCGAGCTCGGGGTCGTAGTCACGGGCCTCGGGGGCGACGTACTCCCACTCGGTGAGCGGGATGTACGGCGGGTTGGTGATGACGAGGTCGACCTGCCCGTCGAGGTCGGGGAACGCGTCGAGCGCGTTGCCCTGCCGCAGGTCCACCCGGGAGCCGGCCATGTTCTTGCGGGTCCACACGAGCGCGTCCTCGGACAGCTCCACGGCGTGCACCTTGGAGCGCGGGACCTCCTGCGCGAGGGCGAGGGCGATCGCGCCGGAGCCGGTGCACAGGTCGACGATGGTCGGCTCGACGACGTCCATCGCGCGCACGGCGTCTATCGCCCACCCGACGACCGACTCGGTCTCGGGGCGGGGCACGAACACCCCGGGCCCGACCTGGAGCTCCAGGTACCGGAAGTAGGCGCGCCCGGTGATGTGCTGCAGCGGCTCCCGCTGCTCGCGCCGGGCGATGGCCTCCCAGTAGCGGGCGTCGAAGTCGGAGTCCTTCACGGAGTGCAGTTCGCCGCGCTTGACCCCGTGCACGAACGCGGCCAGCTCCTCCGCGTCGGTGCGCGGCGAGGGCACGCCGGCGTCGGCCAGCCGCTGGGTGGCCTGGGCCACCTCGGCGAGCAGCAAGTTCACGCGAGTCCTCCGATGTTCGTCAGGGTCTTACGCGGCCGCGAGCTTCGCCGCCGAGTCCGCGTCGACGCACGCCTGGATCACCGCGTCGAGGTCGCCGTCCAGGACCTGGTCCAGGTTGTACGACTTGAAGCCGACGCGGTGGTCGGAGATGCGGTTCTCCGGGAAGTTGTACGTACGGATCTTCTCGGAGCGGTCGACGGTCCGCACCTGGCTGCGCCGGGCGTCCGCGGCCTCCCGCTCCGCCTCTTCCTGAGCCGCCGCGAGGAGCCTGGAGCGCAGGATACGCATCGCCTGCTCCTTGTTCTGCAACTGGCTCTTCTCGTTCTGGCAGGAGGCCACGACGCCGGTCGGGATGTGCGTGATGCGCACGGCGGAGTCGGTGGTGTTGACGGACTGCCCGCCGGGGCCCGAGGAGCGGTAGACGTCGATGCGCAGGTCGTTCGGGTTGATCTCGACGTCGACCTCCTCGGCCTCGGGCGTCACCAGCACGCCGGCCGCGGAGGTGTGGATACGGCCCTGCGACTCGGTGGCCGGCACGCGCTGCACGCGGTGCACACCGCCCTCGTACTTCAGCCGCGCCCACACGCCCTGTCCGGGCTCGGTGGCGCCGTTGCCGCCCTTGGTCTTCACCGCGACCTGGACGTCCTTGTAGCCGCCCAGCTCCGACTCGGTGGCGTCGATGATCTCGGTCTTCCAGCCGACGCGCTCCGCGTACCGCAGGT encodes:
- the glyA gene encoding serine hydroxymethyltransferase → MRVSSLSLPVAEVLLRQDPEMAEVLAGEGRRQASGLQLVAAENFCSPAVLAALGSVLANKYAEGYPGARHHGGCEIVDVAERVAVERAKGLFGAGHANVQPHSGSSAVLAAYAALLRPGDTVLALGLPDGGHLTHGSPANFSGRWFEFVSYGVDAESGLVDYDAVRELARARRPKAIVCGSIAYPRHLDYGFFREVADEVGAYLIADASHPIGLVAGGAAPSPVPYADVVCATTHKVLRGPRGGMVLCGEELAERVDRAVFPFTQGGAQMHTVAAKAVAFGEAATPGFAVYAHQVVANARVLAAGLAAEGLRVVTGGTDTHLIVVDTAPAGVDARVARGRLAAVGVVLDCCVLPGTGGRGLRLGTAAVTTQGMDEAAMARVAVLLAGVMRGEVTARRGREEVEELVRDCPPYPD
- a CDS encoding L-threonylcarbamoyladenylate synthase, whose protein sequence is MARRYDTNDATDRTTGLREAASAVRRGELVVLPTDTVYGIGADAFSSEAVSDLLDAKGRGRNMPTPVLIGSPNTLHGLVTDFSELAWELVDAFWPGALTLVAKHQPSLQWDLGDTRGTVAIRMPLHPVAIELLTEVGPMAVSSANLTGHPAPENCDEAQGMLGDSVSVYLDGGPTPGNVPSSIVDVTREVPVLLREGAISAEELRKVVPDLEVAN
- the prfA gene encoding peptide chain release factor 1, with product MFEAVEELVTEHADLEKTLADPAVFADQANARKLNKRYAELTPIVATYRSWKQTGDDIGTAKELAADDPDFAAEVKELEKQREELTEKLRLLLVPRDPSDDKDVILEIKAGAGGDESALFAGDLLRMYLRYAERVGWKTEIIDATESELGGYKDVQVAVKTKGGNGATEPGQGVWARLKYEGGVHRVQRVPATESQGRIHTSAAGVLVTPEAEEVDVEINPNDLRIDVYRSSGPGGQSVNTTDSAVRITHIPTGVVASCQNEKSQLQNKEQAMRILRSRLLAAAQEEAEREAADARRSQVRTVDRSEKIRTYNFPENRISDHRVGFKSYNLDQVLDGDLDAVIQACVDADSAAKLAAA
- the prmC gene encoding peptide chain release factor N(5)-glutamine methyltransferase, with the translated sequence MNLLLAEVAQATQRLADAGVPSPRTDAEELAAFVHGVKRGELHSVKDSDFDARYWEAIARREQREPLQHITGRAYFRYLELQVGPGVFVPRPETESVVGWAIDAVRAMDVVEPTIVDLCTGSGAIALALAQEVPRSKVHAVELSEDALVWTRKNMAGSRVDLRQGNALDAFPDLDGQVDLVITNPPYIPLTEWEYVAPEARDYDPELALFSGEDGLTLIRGLERTAHRLLRPGGVVVVEHADTQGGQVPWIFTEERGWADAADHPDLNNRPRFATARRAMP
- a CDS encoding MraY family glycosyltransferase gives rise to the protein MREYLLTLCITAAVTYLLTGPVRKFAIVAGAMPEIRARDVHREPTPRLGGIAMFFGLCAGLLVADHLTNLNEVFEKSNEPRALLSGAALIWLIGVLDDKFEIDALIKLGAQMIAAGVMVVQGLTILWLPIPFVGTVALTQWQGTLLTVALVVITINAVNFVDGLDGLAAGMVCIAAAAFFMYAYRIWYSYGIEAAAPATLFSAILMGMCLGFLPHNMHPARIFMGDSGSMLIGLILAAGAISITGQVDPDAMKLYVGSERDAVHQMVPVYIPLLMPLTIIAIPAADLILAIVRRTWRGQSPFAADRGHLHHRLLEVGHSHSRAVLIMYFWSALIGFGALAYSVNSASMWIVLGVAALSAVGLVLLLLPRFTPRAPRWAQSFLPPRYRRRKALTAPASPVAAPQETEERTPVGAGAGVNGATAVGGRTRFPRR
- a CDS encoding protein-tyrosine-phosphatase, which encodes MPGIGGVESAAEITTTFGFPRDSFRILHVSTGNVCRSPITERLTRHFVAQRLGLLGGGLIVESAGTWGHEGAPMEANAEAVLADFGADFSGFTGRELLDEHVIRADLVLTATRDHRAQVISMGHSAGLRTFTLKEFTRLVKAIDPATLPPLDEGVVMRARALVRAAAALRGWLLAPTAEADEVHDPYGAPLPFFRSIGDEIHQALDPVVTALTGVPARM